In a single window of the Cupriavidus basilensis genome:
- a CDS encoding tripartite tricarboxylate transporter permease, protein MTANALHDLWFGFGVAFQGSNLMWSFFGVLMGNLIGVLPGMGALSAISILLPLTYAMHPVPAILMLAGIFYGSQYGGAIGAILLNLPSHPPHAVTCLDGYPMTRAGKGGTALGITMICSFFAASVGIIVMIFASPLLTEISFKFGPTEIFSIMLLGLLAGSTMSRGSPLKGVAMTLFGLICGCVGTDVNSGTFRLAMNIPELSDGLELVAIAMGLFGVADFLLNVNRMSVIASKAKLRIRDMRPSLAELKTAFWPMVRGTAVGTVFGAMPGTGPTITTFVAYALERKISKTPEKFGTGMIAGVAGPEASAHSKTQVDFIPTMSLGIPGDAVMALILGALMIQGIAPGPQLISDHPDIFWGLIASFWIGNLLLIVLNVPLIGVWVKLLQVPYRYLFPSAMFFIVVGVFSTQNSLFEIWEVLAFGVIGAVLMWLGFSVAPILLGFVLGPMVEENFRRSLLLSRGDMMVFVHRPISCVFVVLSALLLTGVTYSAWRASRGAGKGAVLAAGELAVNE, encoded by the coding sequence ATGACCGCGAACGCTCTGCATGATCTCTGGTTCGGCTTTGGCGTTGCCTTCCAGGGCTCCAACCTGATGTGGTCCTTCTTCGGCGTGCTGATGGGAAACCTGATTGGCGTGCTGCCCGGCATGGGCGCGCTGTCGGCCATTTCCATCCTGCTGCCGCTGACCTATGCCATGCACCCGGTACCCGCCATCCTGATGCTGGCGGGGATCTTCTATGGCTCGCAATATGGCGGCGCCATCGGCGCGATCCTGCTCAACCTGCCCTCGCACCCGCCGCATGCGGTCACCTGCCTGGACGGCTATCCGATGACGCGCGCCGGCAAGGGCGGCACGGCGCTGGGCATCACCATGATCTGCTCATTCTTCGCCGCGTCGGTGGGCATCATCGTAATGATCTTCGCCTCGCCGCTGCTCACCGAGATTTCGTTCAAGTTTGGCCCAACCGAGATCTTCTCGATCATGCTGCTGGGCTTGCTGGCCGGCTCCACCATGTCGCGCGGGTCCCCGCTGAAAGGCGTGGCGATGACGCTGTTCGGCCTGATCTGCGGCTGCGTCGGCACCGACGTGAACAGCGGCACCTTCCGCCTGGCGATGAACATCCCCGAGCTTAGCGACGGGCTGGAACTGGTCGCCATCGCCATGGGCCTGTTCGGCGTGGCGGACTTCCTGCTCAATGTCAACCGGATGAGCGTGATCGCCAGCAAGGCCAAGCTGCGCATCCGCGACATGCGGCCCAGCCTGGCCGAGCTCAAGACCGCCTTCTGGCCGATGGTGCGAGGCACCGCGGTAGGCACCGTGTTCGGCGCCATGCCCGGGACCGGCCCCACCATCACGACCTTCGTCGCCTATGCCCTGGAGCGCAAGATCTCCAAGACGCCGGAGAAGTTCGGCACGGGCATGATCGCGGGTGTCGCCGGGCCGGAAGCCTCCGCGCACTCCAAGACGCAGGTCGATTTCATCCCCACCATGAGCCTCGGCATTCCGGGCGACGCCGTGATGGCGCTGATCCTTGGCGCGCTGATGATCCAGGGCATCGCCCCGGGGCCGCAGCTGATCAGCGATCACCCCGACATCTTCTGGGGCCTGATCGCCAGCTTCTGGATTGGCAACCTGCTGCTGATCGTGCTGAATGTCCCGCTGATCGGCGTGTGGGTCAAGCTGCTGCAGGTGCCCTACCGCTACCTGTTCCCCTCGGCCATGTTCTTCATCGTGGTCGGCGTGTTCAGCACGCAGAACAGCCTGTTCGAGATCTGGGAAGTACTGGCGTTCGGCGTCATCGGCGCGGTGCTCATGTGGCTCGGGTTCTCTGTCGCGCCCATCCTGCTTGGCTTCGTGCTCGGGCCGATGGTGGAAGAGAACTTCCGCCGCTCGCTGCTGCTGTCGCGCGGCGACATGATGGTGTTCGTGCATCGCCCCATCAGTTGCGTCTTCGTCGTGCTCTCAGCCCTGCTGCTGACCGGGGTCACGTACTCTGCGTGGCGAGCCAGCCGCGGCGCGGGCAAAGGGGCTGTGCTTGCCGCCGGCGAGCTTGCCGTCAACGAGTAG
- a CDS encoding tripartite tricarboxylate transporter TctB family protein, translated as MNTPSRFKKDYYGGGLMTLIGLATLVAGLQYRTGTLSHMGPGFFPAAVGALLAIVGMLIAISARKEPPAQAQASGHGHGAGLPDLRGCACIILGVLAFLLLGKYGGLIPATFAIVFISALGDRSNTVKQAAILALAMCVIATVVFWWALQLQLPLFAWGV; from the coding sequence ATGAACACCCCCTCGCGTTTCAAGAAGGACTACTACGGCGGCGGGCTCATGACGCTGATCGGGCTCGCCACGCTAGTGGCCGGCCTGCAATATCGCACCGGTACGCTGAGCCACATGGGGCCCGGGTTCTTCCCGGCAGCGGTAGGCGCGCTACTGGCGATCGTCGGCATGCTCATCGCCATCTCGGCGCGCAAGGAGCCACCGGCGCAAGCCCAGGCATCCGGACACGGGCATGGCGCCGGGCTGCCGGATCTGCGCGGCTGTGCCTGCATCATCCTGGGCGTGCTCGCCTTCTTGCTGCTGGGCAAATATGGCGGCCTGATCCCCGCCACCTTCGCCATCGTGTTCATCTCGGCGCTGGGCGACCGGAGCAATACCGTGAAGCAAGCCGCCATCCTGGCACTGGCGATGTGCGTCATCGCCACGGTCGTGTTCTGGTGGGCGCTGCAGTTGCAGCTGCCGCTGTTTGCCTGGGGGGTCTGA
- a CDS encoding porin, whose product MKKALLAMTAAAAAAASGAAFAQTSSSSVTLYGIADVGIEVINHMPATGSAGGTATRMNSGNLSGSRWGLRGSEDLGGGLKGIFVLESGFDIDTGASGQGNRLFGRQSYVGLQGNFGAVTLGRQQNSLYDLFGAYDPMAVGPRYSLNSVDSLFNGRADNAFKYTGKFGGLTATGFYSTGRDATVTNGSEVPGASKVGRNYGAGLAYAAGGFSVGAAYDQFQGSSVALQDRTAKRAAIGTSYAFGDAKVFAGYRWLRDDGTASATATVTRSNVYWAGAQYKFTPAFQLTGAAYYTDLKNSGADSWMYVLSGDYSLSKRTDAYLNIGYVKNKSGSTLGLNGAGTALPGANQTGATVGVRHRF is encoded by the coding sequence GTGAAGAAAGCTCTCCTTGCAATGACTGCCGCGGCTGCTGCCGCAGCCTCCGGCGCAGCGTTCGCCCAAACCTCCTCGTCCAGCGTCACGCTGTACGGCATTGCCGACGTCGGCATTGAAGTCATCAACCACATGCCGGCCACTGGCTCCGCGGGTGGCACCGCTACCCGCATGAACTCCGGCAACCTGTCGGGCTCGCGCTGGGGCCTGCGCGGCAGCGAAGACCTGGGCGGTGGCCTGAAGGGTATCTTCGTGCTGGAAAGCGGCTTCGATATCGATACCGGCGCCTCGGGCCAGGGCAACCGCCTGTTCGGCCGCCAGTCGTACGTGGGCCTGCAGGGCAATTTCGGCGCCGTGACGCTGGGTCGCCAGCAAAACTCGCTGTATGACCTGTTCGGCGCCTATGACCCGATGGCCGTCGGCCCGCGCTACTCGCTCAACAGTGTCGACTCGCTGTTCAACGGCCGTGCCGACAACGCCTTCAAGTACACGGGCAAGTTCGGCGGCCTGACGGCTACCGGCTTCTACAGCACCGGGCGCGATGCCACGGTGACCAACGGCAGCGAAGTGCCGGGCGCAAGCAAGGTGGGGCGCAACTACGGCGCGGGCCTGGCCTACGCGGCGGGTGGCTTCTCCGTTGGCGCCGCGTACGACCAGTTCCAGGGTTCGTCGGTGGCTCTGCAGGATCGCACCGCCAAGCGCGCGGCCATCGGCACGTCCTATGCCTTTGGCGATGCCAAGGTGTTTGCCGGCTACCGCTGGCTGCGTGACGACGGCACGGCAAGCGCCACGGCCACCGTCACCCGCAGCAATGTGTACTGGGCAGGCGCGCAGTACAAGTTCACGCCTGCGTTCCAGCTGACCGGCGCGGCGTACTACACCGACCTGAAGAACAGCGGCGCGGATTCGTGGATGTACGTGCTGTCGGGCGACTACTCGCTGTCCAAGCGTACCGACGCCTACCTGAACATCGGCTACGTGAAGAACAAGTCGGGCTCCACCCTGGGCCTGAACGGTGCCGGCACGGCACTGCCGGGCGCGAACCAGACCGGCGCCACCGTCGGCGTGCGTCACCGCTTCTAA
- a CDS encoding LysE family translocator, producing the protein MTEFATLSVFAAAVMALLLSPGPNMAFVMAHGVTYGPGGGAAAALGIAAADLVLTVLTATGITAAIAAWTPALDLIRYAGALYLLWMAWKALRRPLLPLGAVTRQASLKSVFFRATLNSLLNPKALLFFMVFLPQFVDPGKGNVARQLIVLGCVLTAISTVFHGLLGAAGGSAQRFLSRNPRAAVFQKYGLAVVLALLALRLLAMPRVS; encoded by the coding sequence ATGACCGAATTCGCTACCTTGTCGGTGTTCGCCGCGGCCGTGATGGCGCTGCTGCTGTCACCCGGGCCAAACATGGCCTTCGTCATGGCACACGGCGTCACCTACGGCCCCGGCGGCGGCGCGGCGGCCGCGCTCGGCATTGCCGCGGCAGACCTCGTGCTGACCGTCCTGACGGCAACCGGCATCACCGCCGCAATTGCCGCCTGGACCCCGGCGCTCGACCTGATCCGTTATGCGGGGGCCCTGTACCTGCTGTGGATGGCCTGGAAAGCGCTGCGCCGCCCGCTGCTGCCGCTGGGCGCGGTGACCCGGCAGGCCTCGTTGAAATCGGTGTTTTTCCGCGCTACGCTGAACAGCTTGCTGAATCCGAAAGCGTTGCTGTTCTTCATGGTCTTCCTGCCGCAGTTCGTGGACCCGGGAAAAGGCAACGTGGCCCGGCAGCTGATTGTCCTGGGCTGCGTGCTGACGGCGATCAGCACCGTGTTCCACGGCCTGCTGGGCGCGGCTGGCGGGTCGGCACAGCGGTTCCTGAGCCGCAACCCGCGTGCCGCCGTGTTCCAGAAATACGGGCTTGCCGTGGTGCTGGCGCTGCTGGCGCTGAGGCTGCTGGCCATGCCGAGGGTGTCCTAG
- a CDS encoding PLP-dependent aminotransferase family protein — protein MIPARYKTIMDEIAGRIREGGLPPGTQLPTVRALMKQHGIALATASRIYRELESIGLVVGETGRGTFVRDTSLPRGLGLEQHPVRFGAVDLTFNYPSLPGQADMLRDGLRTIAASGDLDALLHSAPQGGRVHERQSAARHLRNRGIRVGGEQVLIVNGAQQGLAVAVMGLLKPGDVLAVDALTYPGMKRLAQSHRLDLEAVPHTVDGMDLEHLAALCKRRPVRAVYAMPTMHNPLGTVMAEPSRVRLAELAGKHDFLVIEDGAYAFLAEPAPKPVFTYAPERTIYVSGLSKSVASGLRVGFVAAPLALVPALEGAIRVSTWNTPTLTVALGCHWIEAGLVDELEDRKRKDARLRQSLARRVLRGCDIKAHRASYYLWLTLPEDLRADRVAAGLAREGVLVTTAQPFAATPRVPHALRLAIGSISQEALEDALVKVRRAVLG, from the coding sequence ATGATCCCAGCCCGGTACAAAACCATCATGGACGAGATCGCGGGGCGCATTCGCGAGGGGGGGCTGCCGCCAGGCACGCAATTGCCGACCGTTCGCGCCTTGATGAAGCAGCATGGCATCGCCCTGGCCACCGCATCGCGCATCTACCGGGAGCTGGAGTCCATCGGGCTGGTCGTCGGCGAGACCGGCCGTGGTACTTTCGTGCGCGACACCTCGCTGCCGCGCGGCCTGGGCCTGGAGCAGCACCCGGTGCGTTTCGGCGCGGTCGATCTCACCTTCAACTATCCGTCCTTGCCGGGCCAGGCCGACATGCTGCGCGACGGCCTGCGCACCATCGCGGCCTCGGGGGACCTCGATGCGCTGCTGCATTCGGCGCCCCAGGGCGGGCGGGTGCACGAACGGCAGAGCGCGGCCAGGCACCTGCGCAACCGGGGCATCCGGGTGGGCGGCGAGCAGGTGCTCATCGTCAATGGCGCGCAGCAGGGCCTCGCCGTGGCGGTCATGGGGCTGCTCAAGCCGGGCGATGTCCTGGCGGTGGACGCGCTGACCTATCCCGGCATGAAACGGCTCGCACAGTCGCACCGTCTTGACCTGGAGGCGGTGCCGCACACGGTGGACGGCATGGACCTGGAGCATCTGGCAGCGCTATGCAAGCGGCGTCCGGTGCGCGCCGTCTACGCCATGCCTACGATGCACAACCCACTGGGCACGGTGATGGCTGAGCCATCCCGGGTCCGGCTTGCCGAGCTCGCCGGGAAGCATGATTTCCTGGTCATCGAAGATGGCGCCTATGCCTTCCTGGCCGAGCCGGCACCCAAGCCTGTCTTTACCTACGCGCCTGAACGCACGATTTATGTCTCGGGGCTGTCCAAGAGCGTCGCGTCCGGCTTGCGCGTGGGCTTTGTCGCCGCGCCCCTTGCGCTGGTGCCGGCGCTGGAGGGGGCGATCCGCGTCTCGACATGGAACACGCCCACGCTGACCGTGGCGCTGGGTTGCCATTGGATCGAGGCCGGACTGGTCGACGAACTCGAGGACCGCAAGCGCAAGGACGCGCGGCTGCGGCAAAGCCTGGCGCGCCGCGTGCTGCGCGGTTGCGATATCAAAGCGCATCGCGCTTCCTACTATCTCTGGCTGACCTTGCCGGAAGACCTGCGCGCGGATCGCGTCGCCGCTGGCCTGGCGCGCGAAGGCGTCCTGGTGACGACGGCCCAGCCGTTTGCGGCCACGCCACGCGTGCCGCATGCGCTGCGCCTGGCGATCGGCTCCATCTCGCAGGAAGCGCTGGAGGACGCGTTGGTCAAAGTGCGCCGGGCGGTGCTCGGCTAG
- a CDS encoding helix-turn-helix domain-containing protein gives MPAAQHLQQTPARLTTVTFDQWREAIDTSFLPLDYSRQTRGGFHCHVSYARFGASAVADMDVDAHRVARESRHVAASDAGFFKIFWQLSGRSRVAQRGNEASLEPGMWSIYDTAQPYSIEMADRCRVLVLLVPQERAFGWRQAATSLGGRALRGEGAARIALSALGAMLHDTCAGHLLDHQGQIVLQDSVVSLMETALQGAGTPLPPALGDGGDAAVARHLGEARMRRLAEFIDAHLHDPALSAQRLAAVLNVSRRTLYNLFRESGQTPHAYILSRRLRQAAARLAGSGDAGRSITEIAFALGFGDAAHFSRVFHERFGMSPTQWRQQNAGGKGGFAATAIATD, from the coding sequence ATGCCCGCAGCGCAGCACCTGCAGCAGACGCCGGCGCGGTTGACCACCGTGACCTTCGATCAATGGCGTGAAGCCATCGACACCAGTTTCCTGCCGCTCGATTATTCGCGCCAGACGCGCGGGGGCTTTCATTGCCACGTCAGCTATGCGCGTTTCGGCGCCAGCGCGGTGGCAGACATGGATGTCGACGCGCACCGTGTTGCGCGCGAGTCCCGGCACGTGGCGGCATCCGACGCGGGTTTCTTCAAGATCTTCTGGCAGCTCAGCGGGCGCAGCCGCGTGGCGCAGCGCGGCAACGAGGCCTCGCTGGAGCCGGGCATGTGGTCGATCTACGATACCGCGCAGCCCTATAGCATCGAGATGGCGGACCGCTGCCGGGTGCTGGTGCTGCTGGTGCCGCAGGAACGCGCCTTCGGCTGGCGCCAGGCAGCGACCAGCCTGGGCGGCCGGGCGCTGCGCGGGGAGGGCGCGGCGCGCATCGCACTGTCGGCGCTGGGCGCCATGCTGCATGACACCTGCGCGGGGCACCTGCTGGATCATCAAGGCCAGATCGTGTTGCAGGATTCCGTGGTTTCATTGATGGAGACGGCGCTGCAAGGCGCCGGCACGCCGCTGCCGCCGGCCCTTGGCGATGGCGGGGACGCTGCCGTGGCGCGGCATCTTGGCGAAGCGCGCATGCGCCGGCTGGCCGAGTTCATCGATGCGCATCTGCATGATCCGGCGCTTTCGGCGCAACGGCTGGCGGCAGTGCTGAACGTGTCGCGCCGCACGTTGTACAACCTGTTTCGTGAGTCCGGGCAGACCCCGCATGCCTATATCCTGTCGCGCCGGTTGCGGCAGGCGGCGGCGCGGCTGGCGGGCAGCGGCGACGCCGGGCGCAGCATTACCGAGATTGCTTTTGCGCTGGGGTTTGGCGATGCGGCGCATTTCAGCCGGGTCTTCCATGAGCGGTTCGGGATGAGTCCGACGCAGTGGCGGCAGCAGAATGCGGGGGGGAAGGGGGGCTTTGCTGCGACTGCAATTGCAACGGATTGA
- the styD gene encoding phenylacetaldehyde dehydrogenase StyD yields MNAPKEARSGLNQAIRNAMLIDGEWRQAESGETFAVFDPATGEEIARVPAGGAADIDAAVAAAGRAFAGGTWRAMMPAQRERLLLKLADLVEQHGDELARLETLNNGKLLAFSQGLEVGGSAQWLRYMAGWATKIEGSTLDVSVPFPPGTRYSAMTRRSPVGVVGAIVPWNFPLLMAVWKIAPALACGCTVVLKPAEETPLTALRLAELALEAGFPPGVLNVVTGDGVPGAALVAHPGVNKITFTGSTEVGRLIGARCGQDIRRVSLELGGKSPVIVLDDCDPAHAIQGAAGAIFLNQGQVCTAGSRLYVARRHYDQVVEGLGKVANATVLGSGLDPASQMGPLVSSRHRDKVMGLIGTGRSEGAEIVAGGTALDRPGYFVRPTVVANAACKDLTLVREEVFGPVVVAMPFDDPEAVLAEANRSEYGLGASIWSNDLRAVQRLVDGLDAGTVWVNTHNIVDPNMPFGGYKASGVGREHGRSAIEAYTEIKSVCMAY; encoded by the coding sequence ATGAATGCACCCAAGGAAGCCCGCAGCGGCCTGAACCAGGCCATCCGCAATGCCATGCTGATCGACGGCGAGTGGCGCCAGGCCGAGTCCGGCGAGACCTTCGCCGTGTTCGATCCCGCCACCGGCGAGGAGATCGCGCGCGTGCCCGCGGGCGGCGCGGCGGATATCGATGCGGCGGTGGCCGCGGCCGGGCGCGCCTTTGCCGGCGGCACGTGGCGCGCCATGATGCCGGCCCAGCGCGAGCGCCTGCTGCTCAAGCTGGCCGACCTGGTCGAGCAGCACGGCGACGAACTGGCCCGGCTTGAAACCCTCAACAACGGCAAGCTGCTGGCGTTCTCGCAAGGCCTGGAGGTGGGCGGCAGCGCGCAATGGCTGCGCTACATGGCCGGCTGGGCCACCAAGATCGAAGGCAGCACGCTGGACGTATCGGTACCGTTTCCCCCGGGCACGCGCTATAGCGCCATGACCCGGCGCTCGCCGGTGGGTGTGGTGGGCGCCATCGTACCGTGGAATTTCCCCTTGCTGATGGCGGTCTGGAAGATCGCGCCGGCCCTGGCTTGCGGCTGCACCGTGGTGCTCAAGCCGGCCGAGGAAACGCCGCTGACCGCGCTGCGGCTGGCCGAGCTGGCGCTGGAAGCGGGCTTCCCGCCGGGCGTGCTGAACGTGGTGACCGGCGACGGCGTGCCCGGCGCGGCGCTGGTGGCGCATCCCGGCGTCAACAAGATTACCTTCACCGGTTCGACCGAAGTGGGGCGCCTGATCGGTGCGCGCTGCGGCCAGGATATTCGCCGCGTGTCGCTGGAGCTCGGCGGCAAGAGCCCGGTCATCGTGCTGGACGACTGCGATCCCGCGCATGCCATCCAGGGCGCGGCCGGCGCCATCTTCCTCAACCAGGGCCAGGTCTGCACGGCCGGCTCGCGCCTGTACGTGGCGCGCCGCCACTATGACCAGGTGGTCGAGGGGCTGGGCAAGGTGGCCAATGCCACGGTGCTGGGCTCCGGGCTCGATCCCGCCAGCCAGATGGGGCCGCTGGTGTCGTCGCGTCACCGCGACAAGGTCATGGGGCTGATCGGCACCGGGCGCAGCGAAGGCGCGGAGATCGTCGCGGGGGGCACTGCGCTGGACCGCCCCGGCTATTTCGTGCGGCCAACCGTGGTGGCCAACGCTGCATGCAAGGACCTGACGCTGGTGCGCGAGGAAGTCTTCGGCCCGGTGGTGGTGGCCATGCCGTTTGACGACCCCGAGGCCGTGCTGGCCGAGGCCAACCGGTCCGAGTACGGCCTGGGCGCCAGCATCTGGAGCAATGACTTGCGCGCGGTGCAGCGGCTGGTCGATGGCCTGGATGCCGGCACGGTCTGGGTCAATACACACAACATCGTGGACCCCAACATGCCTTTTGGTGGATACAAGGCCTCCGGGGTCGGCCGCGAGCATGGCCGCTCCGCCATCGAGGCCTATACCGAGATCAAGTCGGTCTGCATGGCGTACTGA